A genomic window from Alicyclobacillus dauci includes:
- a CDS encoding alpha/beta fold hydrolase, whose amino-acid sequence MPLVHINGTHIFYTDNGEGNPIVFIHGLGASNQMFEPQVETFSRQWRVICPDVRGNGRSGRLTGPIGSVLDRQCDDVKLLLDELEIERAVLAGTSYGSRFSW is encoded by the coding sequence ATGCCGTTGGTGCACATAAATGGGACACACATCTTTTATACGGACAATGGTGAAGGAAACCCAATCGTATTTATTCATGGGCTGGGTGCCTCAAATCAAATGTTTGAACCACAAGTGGAGACTTTCTCTAGACAGTGGCGAGTGATATGCCCGGACGTGCGGGGAAACGGTCGATCGGGAAGGCTGACTGGTCCAATTGGCAGCGTGCTGGATCGACAATGTGATGATGTGAAACTGTTACTGGATGAGTTGGAAATTGAACGGGCTGTACTAGCCGGGACATCATATGGTTCACGATTTTCTTGGTGA